In the genome of Pirellulales bacterium, one region contains:
- a CDS encoding autotransporter-associated beta strand repeat-containing protein — QQIMSLENAALPPNFAPATIVNLNPAGTPSQLTIGTGSADKSSTTFSGSIVGAGGNIVLNKGPNGRLALSGANTYSGSTSVNGGTLQVTGSLARNGSNTTFISAGTDFTLASLIRRVQPGGSYAGLGATAGGIAIGSMADIRAGKNKNATFRDVAMQWRVHNTASDGPGLISDVLNLSGMSSNAGGHVQTDAFALQMTYSTSALDTRESSLAADGLIDLAWLNSTLNQPFGIWQNATMGNFGAGLSGDVFHNYQGSWDTFAAANLVTDSNVGNFLGSYGVDIASRTVWAIVNHNSQFAVVPEPSSLILLAIGGLVAGVALVYRRRCSSWSSLLAQLSPPAPSPRPCPVRRGSRKSAKGQGEGEIARAFISLR, encoded by the coding sequence TCAGCAAATCATGTCTCTGGAGAACGCCGCGCTCCCTCCTAACTTCGCCCCTGCCACGATCGTTAACCTCAATCCGGCCGGCACTCCATCCCAACTGACGATCGGCACGGGCAGCGCCGACAAATCGTCAACAACATTCTCGGGGTCTATCGTCGGCGCTGGTGGAAACATCGTTCTCAACAAGGGTCCGAACGGCAGGCTCGCGCTCTCAGGCGCCAATACTTACTCCGGCAGTACGTCCGTTAACGGAGGCACGCTTCAGGTCACCGGCTCGCTCGCCCGCAACGGTTCTAATACGACGTTCATCTCTGCGGGAACCGATTTCACCCTCGCGTCGCTTATCCGTCGAGTTCAGCCCGGCGGTTCTTATGCTGGACTTGGTGCGACAGCCGGTGGAATCGCGATTGGAAGCATGGCCGACATTCGAGCTGGCAAGAATAAAAACGCCACGTTTCGCGATGTGGCCATGCAGTGGCGCGTCCACAATACCGCTAGCGACGGTCCTGGGCTGATCAGCGACGTGTTGAATTTGAGCGGGATGTCGTCTAACGCAGGGGGACATGTCCAGACCGACGCATTCGCACTACAGATGACTTACAGCACGTCCGCGTTGGACACCCGTGAGAGTTCGTTGGCTGCGGATGGATTGATTGATTTGGCGTGGCTCAATTCTACGCTCAATCAGCCGTTCGGCATTTGGCAGAATGCGACGATGGGCAATTTCGGAGCAGGTTTGTCCGGCGACGTCTTCCACAACTACCAGGGGTCATGGGATACATTCGCGGCAGCGAACTTAGTTACCGACTCGAACGTCGGCAACTTCCTCGGGAGCTACGGCGTTGATATTGCCAGTCGCACGGTCTGGGCGATCGTGAATCACAACAGCCAGTTCGCCGTCGTGCCGGAACCGTCGAGCCTGATTTTGCTGGCAATCGGCGGACTGGTGGCGGGTGTTGCTTTGGTCTATCGGCGACGGTGCTCGTCTTGGTCGTCATTGCTCGCGCAGTTGTCCCCGCCGGCCCCGTCACCCCGCCCCTGTCCTGTTCGACGAGGCTCACGGAAATCCGCCAAGGGACAGGGAGAGGGAGAGATCGCCAGGGCCTTTATTTCTTTAAGATGA
- a CDS encoding NADH:flavin oxidoreductase — MSFPRIATFKTIAAFRAHLAALRIELPLDEELASGPDSPLARPFPRARGTIGNRFAILPMEGWDGTADGRPTVLTRRRWANFGRSGAKLIWGGEAFAVRHDGRDSPSQLLLTEETLPDVVSLREELESVHRERFGKTDDLLVGLQLTHSGRFSRPNDKRRLEPRIVYRHPYLDARFGVHDDRPVLSDDEIARLVDDFVAAARLAQRAGFAFVDVKHCHSYLGHEFLSAIDRPGRYGGSLENRTRFLRDIVGGIRAEAPGLEIGVRVSLFDFRPFQQGPDGRGVPTPATEPYRYAFGADAATGLAVDLRETSEFFALLEQLGIELVCTSAGSPYYNPHILRPAAFPPSDGYEPPEDPLVGVARQIAATAWLKARHPRLILVGSGYSYLQEWLAHVAQRVVRDGGADFIGIGRMVLAYPEFPADVLAGRPLARKRLCRTFSECTSAPRNGLISGCFPLDPFYKALPEHEQLAAIKQARR; from the coding sequence GCCCGCGGGACGATCGGCAATCGGTTCGCCATTCTGCCGATGGAAGGTTGGGACGGCACGGCGGACGGACGGCCGACGGTTTTGACGCGGCGGCGGTGGGCGAACTTCGGACGCAGCGGCGCGAAGCTGATCTGGGGCGGCGAAGCGTTTGCCGTCCGTCACGATGGGCGCGACAGCCCGAGTCAGCTTCTGCTAACCGAAGAAACACTCCCCGATGTCGTGAGCTTGCGCGAAGAACTGGAAAGCGTGCATCGCGAGCGTTTCGGCAAAACGGACGATCTGCTGGTCGGCCTGCAACTGACACACTCCGGGCGCTTCTCGCGCCCTAACGATAAGCGCCGCCTCGAGCCGCGAATCGTCTATCGTCATCCGTATCTTGACGCGCGATTTGGCGTGCATGACGATCGGCCGGTGTTGAGCGACGACGAGATCGCTCGCTTGGTGGACGATTTCGTGGCCGCCGCGCGGCTGGCCCAGCGGGCCGGCTTCGCGTTCGTCGATGTGAAGCACTGTCACAGCTATCTGGGTCACGAGTTTCTCTCGGCCATCGATCGGCCGGGGCGCTACGGCGGCAGCCTCGAAAACCGGACTCGATTCCTGCGCGACATCGTCGGCGGCATTCGGGCCGAGGCGCCGGGGCTGGAAATCGGCGTGCGCGTGAGCCTATTCGACTTTCGCCCGTTTCAGCAGGGACCCGACGGCCGCGGCGTGCCGACGCCGGCCACCGAGCCGTACCGCTATGCCTTCGGCGCCGATGCCGCGACGGGGCTCGCGGTTGATTTGCGTGAGACCTCGGAATTCTTCGCTCTCTTGGAGCAACTGGGGATCGAGCTGGTGTGCACCTCCGCCGGCAGCCCCTACTACAATCCACACATCTTGCGTCCCGCCGCGTTCCCACCCTCCGACGGATACGAGCCGCCGGAAGATCCGCTCGTCGGCGTCGCGCGGCAAATCGCCGCCACGGCCTGGCTCAAGGCCCGCCATCCGCGCCTGATTCTCGTCGGCTCCGGCTACAGCTATCTTCAAGAATGGCTAGCACACGTCGCCCAGCGCGTGGTTCGCGACGGCGGGGCCGACTTCATCGGCATCGGCCGAATGGTGCTGGCCTATCCCGAATTCCCCGCCGACGTTCTCGCCGGCCGCCCACTCGCCCGCAAACGCCTTTGCCGCACCTTCAGCGAATGCACGAGTGCCCCGCGCAACGGCCTAATCTCCGGCTGCTTCCCCCTCGACCCGTTCTACAAAGCGCTCCCGGAACACGAGCAGTTGGCCGCGATCAAGCAGGCGAGACGTTGA